In a single window of the Natronorubrum halophilum genome:
- a CDS encoding DUF5794 domain-containing protein, protein MSTSQHPVALRLERIVGGDARLLALVMMLPLIDGVFPALILAGALNDPLGAVQVGLLIFGGSATVAVILAEMTGTPREQAAIVLLVGVPLILLAAVQAALAPAIGSVLDNVIITRFAALVILAIAAKTASATIGEYLPNPVVIIGLGLVASFDPTGATVVVMDDPALVANAVLAAAIGVGFALVIALGGPYLREYMDIDRFRFGSAVALGLLPLSMLGMAFGQAPLAALLVAGVFAIDLPLDRDSSDAADDSDTPASGMGAVTDGGGAGSESDDVDDSVDDEPDTGPYPGDDSTDTEGRAPWL, encoded by the coding sequence ATGAGTACGTCACAACACCCGGTCGCCCTCCGCCTCGAGCGCATCGTCGGCGGTGACGCGAGACTGTTGGCGCTGGTGATGATGCTGCCGTTGATCGACGGCGTCTTCCCCGCACTGATTCTCGCGGGTGCGCTAAACGATCCGCTCGGAGCCGTCCAGGTCGGCCTGTTGATCTTCGGCGGGAGCGCCACGGTCGCGGTGATCCTCGCGGAGATGACCGGCACGCCGCGCGAGCAGGCGGCGATCGTCCTGCTCGTCGGTGTCCCGCTGATACTGCTCGCCGCCGTTCAGGCCGCACTCGCGCCGGCGATCGGAAGCGTTCTCGATAACGTCATCATCACGCGATTCGCGGCGCTGGTGATCCTCGCCATCGCGGCCAAGACCGCCAGCGCGACGATCGGCGAGTATCTGCCAAACCCCGTCGTCATCATCGGATTGGGGCTCGTCGCGAGCTTCGATCCGACGGGGGCGACCGTCGTCGTGATGGACGACCCCGCACTCGTCGCGAACGCCGTCCTCGCCGCGGCCATCGGCGTGGGCTTCGCGCTGGTGATCGCCCTCGGCGGGCCGTACCTGCGCGAGTACATGGACATCGATCGCTTCCGCTTCGGGAGCGCGGTGGCCCTCGGCTTGCTCCCGCTGTCGATGCTCGGCATGGCCTTCGGCCAAGCGCCACTCGCCGCGCTCCTCGTCGCCGGCGTGTTCGCGATCGATCTTCCGCTGGATCGCGACTCGAGCGACGCGGCCGACGACAGCGACACCCCCGCATCCGGGATGGGGGCGGTGACGGACGGCGGCGGCGCGGGGTCGGAGTCCGACGACGTGGACGACTCGGTCGACGACGAGCCGGATACCGGGCCGTATCCTGGCGACGATTCGACGGATACCGAGGGCCGCGCCCCGTGGCTGTAG
- the hmgB gene encoding hydroxymethylglutaryl-CoA synthase yields MTAVGIDAIEIWTGNLKLDLPGTFAPAQGEDPEKYTKGLGLNASSFPDSYEDIVTMGANAAHRLMERKGLEPDDIGRIDVATESAFDNSKPVSTYVAGCLEQVYGEDFHHANKGERKFACIAGTQSLDDAYNWIRAGRNRGRSALVIATDTALYARGDAGEATQGAGAVAMLISEDPDLVELSTEQGYGSADETDFLKPNQQFPSVDGKRSVQVYLARMREALADFESVAGDSHPDQYAYIPFHTPFPGMVRKAGLLVYRHMIRDTSIEDDLAEEIGRQPRAEAFDDDEAFHNALREYMDKLKETDTYQEWYEATIDPTLTLSREVGNWYTGSVHVARVSALKHGLENDLDLTGSKLLVGSYGSGAQAEGHAETIQDGWEAEIEALNVDEQLESRYDMSWDDYEEIHDVHNHDMDVDVEEFTSPESEFVFDGWGRMGERKYRYVE; encoded by the coding sequence ATGACTGCAGTCGGTATCGACGCCATCGAAATCTGGACTGGGAACCTCAAACTCGACCTCCCCGGGACGTTCGCTCCGGCGCAGGGCGAGGACCCCGAGAAGTACACGAAAGGACTCGGCCTGAACGCCAGTTCGTTCCCCGACAGCTACGAGGACATCGTCACGATGGGCGCAAACGCCGCCCACCGGTTGATGGAACGCAAGGGCCTCGAACCCGACGACATCGGTCGAATCGACGTCGCGACCGAGAGCGCCTTCGACAACTCGAAGCCGGTTTCGACGTACGTCGCCGGCTGTCTCGAGCAGGTCTACGGCGAGGATTTCCACCACGCGAACAAGGGCGAGCGGAAGTTCGCCTGTATCGCGGGGACCCAGAGCTTAGACGACGCGTACAACTGGATCCGTGCGGGTCGAAACCGCGGTCGCTCGGCGCTGGTAATCGCCACCGACACGGCGCTGTACGCTCGCGGCGACGCCGGCGAGGCGACCCAGGGTGCCGGTGCCGTTGCGATGCTTATCAGCGAGGATCCCGATCTGGTCGAACTCTCGACCGAGCAGGGCTACGGGTCGGCCGACGAAACCGACTTCCTCAAGCCGAATCAGCAGTTCCCCTCCGTCGACGGCAAACGCTCCGTGCAAGTGTATCTCGCCCGCATGCGCGAGGCGCTCGCGGACTTCGAGAGCGTCGCCGGCGACAGCCATCCCGACCAGTACGCCTACATTCCGTTCCACACCCCGTTCCCGGGGATGGTGCGCAAGGCGGGACTGTTGGTCTACCGGCACATGATTCGAGACACTAGCATCGAAGACGACCTCGCCGAAGAGATCGGCCGCCAACCCCGTGCGGAAGCGTTCGATGACGACGAGGCGTTTCACAACGCGCTTCGGGAGTACATGGACAAACTCAAAGAGACCGATACGTACCAGGAGTGGTACGAGGCGACGATCGATCCGACGCTCACGCTCTCTCGAGAGGTCGGCAACTGGTACACCGGCTCGGTCCACGTCGCCCGCGTGAGCGCGCTGAAACACGGCCTCGAGAACGACCTCGATCTCACCGGGAGCAAACTCCTCGTCGGCTCCTACGGCTCCGGTGCCCAGGCGGAGGGGCACGCGGAAACGATTCAGGACGGCTGGGAGGCGGAAATCGAGGCGCTGAACGTCGACGAGCAACTCGAGAGCCGCTACGACATGAGTTGGGACGACTACGAGGAGATCCACGACGTGCACAACCACGACATGGACGTCGACGTCGAGGAGTTCACGTCGCCCGAATCGGAGTTCGTTTTCGACGGCTGGGGACGAATGGGCGAGCGGAAGTATCGGTACGTCGAGTAG
- the cmk gene encoding (d)CMP kinase, with protein MSTNERSTTEIETTLFLTVSGPPGCGATTLCERLSEAMGCPYVSGGDIFRELADEREMSLNQLTAKADESDEIDRALDQRLQFIAEEWGMANKPFILESRLAGWLAGERADLRIWLDAPEDVRLDRIEDRIETEAEMRVREVSEAGRYQSYYDIDIDDREFYDLHINTARWSKQAVFELVRTALEEYDPEIDEGAFETPSVDP; from the coding sequence ATGTCCACGAACGAGCGGTCAACGACCGAGATCGAGACGACGCTTTTTCTCACCGTCTCCGGCCCGCCGGGCTGTGGGGCGACGACGCTGTGTGAGCGTCTCAGCGAAGCGATGGGGTGTCCGTACGTTTCGGGCGGCGATATCTTCCGCGAACTCGCGGACGAGCGGGAGATGAGCCTCAACCAGCTGACCGCGAAGGCCGACGAATCTGACGAGATCGACCGCGCGCTCGATCAGCGACTGCAGTTCATCGCCGAGGAGTGGGGGATGGCGAACAAGCCGTTCATCCTCGAGTCTCGACTCGCCGGCTGGCTCGCCGGCGAGCGCGCCGATCTTCGGATCTGGCTCGACGCGCCGGAGGACGTCCGCCTCGATCGAATCGAGGATCGCATCGAAACCGAAGCCGAGATGCGGGTCCGCGAGGTCAGCGAAGCCGGCCGTTACCAGTCGTACTACGACATCGACATCGACGACCGCGAGTTCTACGACCTCCACATCAACACCGCACGCTGGAGCAAACAGGCCGTGTTCGAACTCGTCCGAACCGCGCTCGAGGAGTACGACCCCGAAATCGACGAAGGTGCGTTCGAAACCCCGTCCGTAGACCCGTAG
- the guaB gene encoding IMP dehydrogenase — protein MANDIPEHEPYSSKLQVPEALTFDDVLLRPKESRVEPDDADLSSNVSKSVEVSVPILSAAMDTVTESRMAIAMARHGGLGVLHRNMNVDAMVEEIERVKTADELIIPFDSVVTADPDMTVREVDERMARRGVGGAPVVNTNGEVLGIISSTDIRPHLEVNEDDPVTEAMTDEVITAHEDIDPRDAFELMYDHKIERVPVVDDENLLVGLVTMQGILQRREYKEAVRDEDGRLTCGVAVSPFESDRALAADEAGADVLFIDTAHAHNMNVIDGAREIKESVEADVVVGNIGTREAAEELVEFADGLKVGIGPGSICTTRVVSGSGMPQITAVAQVADVAREYGVPVIADGGIRYSGDAIKAIAAGADAVMLGSYFAGTEEAPGRVITMNGKKYKQYRGMGSVGAMKSGDSDRYLKDEPDEEDEYVPEGVEAATPYKGTLKSELHQLAGGMQSGMGYVGAETIPEFKERSEFVRVSAAGQAESHAHDVVITDEAPNYSPDN, from the coding sequence ATGGCGAACGACATTCCTGAGCACGAGCCCTATTCTTCGAAACTACAGGTACCGGAGGCGCTAACGTTCGATGACGTCCTCCTTCGACCGAAGGAGAGCCGTGTCGAACCCGACGACGCCGACCTGAGCTCGAACGTCTCGAAATCCGTCGAGGTTTCGGTGCCGATCCTCTCGGCGGCGATGGACACCGTCACCGAAAGTCGGATGGCAATCGCGATGGCCCGCCACGGCGGCCTCGGTGTCCTCCATCGCAACATGAACGTCGACGCGATGGTCGAGGAAATCGAGCGCGTCAAAACCGCCGACGAACTCATCATCCCCTTCGATTCGGTCGTCACCGCGGACCCCGACATGACCGTCCGCGAGGTCGACGAACGGATGGCTCGCCGGGGCGTCGGCGGCGCACCCGTCGTCAACACCAACGGCGAAGTCCTGGGAATCATTTCGAGTACGGACATCCGGCCCCACCTCGAGGTCAACGAGGACGATCCGGTTACGGAAGCGATGACTGACGAGGTCATCACGGCCCACGAGGACATCGACCCGCGCGATGCCTTCGAGTTGATGTACGACCACAAGATCGAGCGCGTGCCGGTCGTCGACGACGAGAACCTCCTCGTCGGTCTCGTGACGATGCAGGGCATTCTCCAGCGCCGCGAGTACAAGGAGGCCGTTCGCGACGAGGACGGACGTCTCACCTGCGGGGTCGCCGTCAGTCCGTTCGAGAGCGACCGTGCGCTCGCCGCCGACGAGGCCGGCGCGGACGTGTTGTTCATCGACACCGCTCACGCCCACAACATGAACGTCATCGATGGGGCGCGCGAGATCAAGGAGTCCGTCGAGGCCGACGTCGTCGTCGGCAACATCGGCACCCGCGAGGCGGCGGAAGAACTCGTCGAGTTCGCGGACGGTCTCAAAGTCGGTATCGGCCCGGGTTCGATCTGTACGACTCGCGTCGTCTCCGGGTCCGGAATGCCCCAGATCACCGCCGTCGCACAGGTAGCCGACGTCGCGAGAGAGTACGGCGTCCCGGTGATCGCCGACGGCGGCATTCGGTACTCGGGTGACGCGATCAAGGCGATCGCCGCGGGCGCGGACGCGGTCATGCTCGGTTCGTACTTCGCCGGCACGGAGGAAGCGCCGGGTCGCGTGATTACGATGAACGGCAAGAAGTACAAGCAGTACCGCGGGATGGGCTCCGTCGGCGCGATGAAATCCGGCGACAGCGATCGCTATCTCAAGGACGAACCAGACGAAGAAGACGAGTACGTCCCGGAGGGCGTCGAGGCCGCGACGCCGTACAAGGGGACGCTCAAATCCGAACTCCACCAGCTCGCGGGCGGCATGCAGTCCGGCATGGGATACGTCGGGGCCGAAACCATCCCCGAGTTCAAGGAGCGCTCGGAGTTCGTCCGCGTCTCCGCCGCCGGACAGGCCGAGAGCCACGCTCACGACGTCGTGATCACCGACGAGGCACCGAACTACTCGCCGGATAACTAG